One genomic window of Microbacterium sp. BH-3-3-3 includes the following:
- a CDS encoding PrsW family intramembrane metalloprotease — protein sequence MSYPSPLAQPGSAEPAPISPAPQAAGSAAPPRRRRGGIALWVVAVLLVPVLALLVRYFTGVLGTAASFIGLVLAVIPFVIVWFAVRYIDRWEPEPRRLLVFAVAWGAVAAVALALGVDLVLTLAVGRLPAEFSSVVQAPIVEELAKGLGVLLIFVFARRFFDGPVDGIVYGALIGAGFALTENVQYFAISYLEGGPGQVATTFFLRAVLSPFAHVMFTSLTGFAFGLAARRGLRGGGALAYGIPGVLAAIVLHGLWNGSATFANFFEVYATLQVPLFLAFIAGILALRREETRLTRARLGEYAVAGWFTPQEVDMLATRPGRRSALAWARTLPGDRTAVMKAFIADATALAAARQRALSGRDPQAVTTERYLLERTTDARAALLAP from the coding sequence ATGAGCTACCCCTCGCCGTTGGCGCAGCCCGGTTCCGCGGAGCCCGCCCCCATCTCCCCGGCACCGCAGGCGGCCGGCTCGGCCGCGCCTCCGCGCCGGCGCCGCGGGGGCATCGCCCTGTGGGTGGTGGCCGTGCTGCTGGTGCCGGTGCTCGCCCTGCTCGTCCGCTACTTCACGGGCGTGTTGGGAACGGCGGCCTCGTTCATCGGGCTCGTGCTGGCGGTGATCCCGTTCGTCATCGTCTGGTTCGCGGTGCGCTACATCGACCGGTGGGAGCCCGAACCGAGACGACTGCTCGTGTTCGCCGTGGCCTGGGGCGCGGTGGCGGCCGTCGCCCTCGCGCTGGGGGTGGACCTCGTCCTCACCCTGGCGGTGGGCCGGCTGCCGGCCGAGTTCAGCTCGGTGGTGCAGGCACCGATCGTCGAAGAGCTCGCGAAGGGCCTCGGCGTGCTCCTGATCTTCGTGTTCGCCCGACGGTTCTTCGACGGCCCGGTCGACGGGATCGTCTACGGCGCGCTGATCGGTGCGGGCTTCGCCCTGACCGAGAACGTGCAGTACTTCGCCATCAGCTACCTCGAGGGCGGCCCGGGCCAGGTCGCCACGACCTTCTTCCTGCGGGCGGTGCTGTCGCCGTTCGCGCACGTGATGTTCACCAGCCTCACCGGCTTCGCGTTCGGCCTCGCCGCGCGTCGCGGACTGCGCGGGGGCGGTGCCCTCGCCTACGGGATCCCCGGAGTGCTCGCCGCGATCGTTCTGCACGGGCTGTGGAACGGTTCGGCCACGTTCGCCAACTTCTTCGAGGTGTACGCCACGCTGCAGGTGCCGCTGTTCCTGGCGTTCATCGCCGGCATCCTGGCCCTGCGGCGCGAAGAGACGCGTCTCACCCGCGCACGGCTGGGCGAGTACGCCGTCGCGGGCTGGTTCACGCCGCAAGAGGTCGACATGCTCGCCACCCGCCCCGGGCGCCGTTCGGCCCTCGCGTGGGCGCGCACGTTGCCCGGTGACCGCACGGCGGTGATGAAGGCCTTCATCGCGGATGCCACGGCACTCGCCGCCGCGCGCCAGCGCGCCCTGTCGGGGCGCGATCCGCAGGCTGTCACCACCGAGCGGTACCTGCTCGAGCGCACCACCGACGCGCGGGCGGCGCTGCTCGCGCCGTGA
- a CDS encoding phosphodiesterase, with protein sequence MASVQFGQHAPAARVILHLSDTHLLGGDRLLGDRYDTAQHLRRTLAAAEATGVRPDAVVFTGDLTDLGEPEAYRALRAEVEPWAARLGAPVVWVAGNHDERPALRAELLDGEPSEEPVTGVYDLGGLRLIALDSTVPGWHHGDLDAAQLSWLRAELAEPAPRGTILALHHPPLPSHIPFFDILELRDQRGLADAIAGTDVRAILAGHLHYSTSGTFAGVPVSVAAASCYTMDLARPADEVNGMDAGRAFHLVHVWDDTITHAVVPVVDAQATGFFTSEWTARMAALSPEERLEAFSRKR encoded by the coding sequence ATGGCATCCGTGCAGTTCGGTCAGCATGCGCCCGCCGCGCGCGTGATCCTCCACCTCAGCGACACGCACCTGCTGGGCGGCGACCGGCTGCTCGGCGATCGCTACGACACGGCGCAGCACCTGCGCCGCACGCTCGCGGCCGCCGAGGCGACCGGGGTGCGACCGGATGCCGTGGTCTTCACCGGCGATCTGACCGACCTCGGCGAGCCCGAGGCCTACCGGGCGCTGCGCGCCGAGGTCGAACCGTGGGCGGCGCGTCTGGGGGCGCCGGTCGTCTGGGTGGCCGGCAACCACGATGAACGGCCCGCGCTGCGCGCCGAGCTGCTCGACGGCGAGCCGAGCGAGGAGCCCGTGACCGGGGTGTACGACCTCGGGGGACTCCGGCTCATCGCGCTCGACTCGACCGTGCCGGGGTGGCACCACGGCGACCTCGACGCCGCCCAGCTCTCGTGGTTGCGCGCCGAGCTGGCCGAGCCGGCGCCGCGGGGCACGATCCTGGCGCTGCACCATCCGCCGCTGCCCTCGCACATCCCGTTCTTCGACATCCTCGAGTTGCGCGATCAGCGCGGTCTCGCCGACGCGATCGCGGGCACCGACGTGCGCGCGATCCTCGCGGGCCACCTGCACTATTCGACGTCGGGGACCTTCGCCGGGGTGCCGGTGAGCGTGGCCGCGGCCTCCTGCTACACGATGGACCTCGCCCGCCCCGCCGACGAGGTCAACGGAATGGACGCCGGGCGCGCGTTCCACCTCGTGCACGTGTGGGACGACACGATCACCCACGCGGTGGTCCCGGTCGTCGACGCGCAGGCCACGGGCTTCTTCACGTCCGAGTGGACGGCGCGCATGGCGGCGTTGAGCCCCGAGGAGCGACTCGAGGCGTTCTCGCGCAAGCGGTGA
- a CDS encoding peptidase has protein sequence MSIDWEAFLHVFVAALLGATVVVTFYALGLRLLVRGGRPPLVAPAEFTDAITVLTDKQKRRAERAVAKAAARNPLSEGQKSLSLVAAYLCFAVCAAVVLGALLLILLNH, from the coding sequence GTGAGCATCGACTGGGAAGCCTTCCTGCACGTCTTCGTCGCCGCCCTGCTCGGGGCGACGGTGGTCGTGACGTTCTACGCCCTGGGCTTGCGCCTGCTGGTGCGCGGTGGCCGTCCGCCGCTGGTGGCGCCGGCCGAGTTCACCGACGCCATCACCGTGCTCACCGACAAGCAGAAGCGTCGCGCCGAGAGGGCGGTCGCCAAGGCCGCCGCGCGCAACCCGCTGAGCGAGGGGCAGAAGAGCCTCTCGCTGGTCGCCGCCTACCTCTGCTTCGCCGTGTGCGCCGCAGTCGTGCTCGGCGCGCTGCTGCTGATCCTGCTCAACCACTGA
- a CDS encoding DMT family transporter, producing MASGSSPSPVSIAVQFVLTGIVWGSSFLFIAIALTGMTPAQVAGGRLLFGALALAAIVAIRRERLPRSRRVWGHLCVLAATFCVVPFLLFAWAEQHVSSGLASIFNATTPIMTAIMAWAVFRVESLKPGQLLGIAVGIAGVVVIIAPGAVADVGDSTVAQIALLGATACYGFSLAYMRRFLGDTGLSGIAFAFGYIGPAAAFMVLLSPVILAEPMDLTTPVVLSIVALGVLGTGIAYVWNQNTLRAWGPTRASTVTYITPVVGVALGILVLGERISWNEPVGAAVVFVGILLVQQRLRLRRRVTAG from the coding sequence GTGGCATCCGGTTCCTCTCCCTCCCCCGTCTCCATCGCCGTGCAGTTCGTGCTCACGGGCATCGTGTGGGGCTCGAGCTTCCTCTTCATCGCGATCGCCCTCACCGGAATGACCCCGGCGCAGGTCGCCGGCGGGCGGCTGCTGTTCGGTGCGCTCGCTCTCGCCGCGATCGTCGCGATCCGACGCGAACGCCTCCCCCGCAGCCGACGGGTGTGGGGTCACCTGTGCGTTCTGGCGGCCACGTTCTGCGTCGTGCCGTTCCTGCTGTTCGCCTGGGCCGAGCAGCACGTCTCGTCGGGACTGGCGAGCATCTTCAACGCGACCACGCCGATCATGACCGCGATCATGGCGTGGGCGGTGTTCCGCGTCGAGAGCCTCAAGCCCGGGCAGCTGCTCGGCATCGCCGTGGGCATCGCCGGGGTCGTCGTGATCATCGCGCCGGGCGCGGTCGCCGACGTGGGCGACAGCACGGTCGCGCAGATCGCGCTGCTGGGCGCCACCGCCTGCTACGGCTTCAGCCTCGCGTACATGCGTCGGTTCCTCGGCGACACCGGACTGTCGGGCATCGCCTTCGCCTTCGGTTACATCGGCCCGGCGGCGGCGTTCATGGTGCTGCTGTCGCCCGTGATCCTGGCCGAGCCGATGGACCTGACGACCCCGGTGGTGCTCAGCATCGTCGCCCTGGGGGTACTCGGGACCGGCATCGCCTACGTCTGGAACCAGAACACTCTGCGCGCGTGGGGCCCCACCCGGGCCTCGACCGTCACGTACATCACCCCCGTGGTCGGGGTGGCTCTCGGCATCCTCGTGCTCGGGGAGCGCATCTCGTGGAACGAACCCGTGGGTGCGGCCGTGGTGTTCGTCGGCATCCTGCTCGTACAGCAGAGGCTGCGCCTGCGGCGTCGCGTCACCGCGGGGTGA
- a CDS encoding fumarylacetoacetate hydrolase family protein: MRFAHVRSPEGAESPRLVSVHDDEFSFVDEFFEGAPRQLEQLIAGGDALLERVRAASAGAPRHPLSGVAFASAVLAPPAILAVGLNYAAHSGELGLKTDTGPTVFVLWPNSLTAHGATTTWPRQLSEAVDYEAELGVIIGRPGRDVAEPDALDHVWGYTVVNDITARNIQFSEAQWSRCKSFDGFTPTGPFVVTADEIPDPQDLHIWTVVDGHTVQDASTGQMVRTVATLIHKLSESATLLPGTLISTGSPGGAGYSRDPQIFLRDRSTVTVGIDGIGELTTHCRIVD; encoded by the coding sequence ATGCGATTCGCCCACGTCCGTTCCCCGGAGGGGGCGGAGTCCCCCCGTCTCGTCAGCGTCCACGATGACGAGTTCTCGTTCGTCGACGAGTTCTTCGAGGGCGCCCCCCGCCAGCTCGAACAGCTCATCGCCGGCGGTGACGCCCTGCTCGAGCGCGTGCGCGCGGCGTCCGCCGGTGCACCGCGGCATCCGCTCTCGGGCGTCGCCTTCGCCTCGGCGGTGCTCGCTCCCCCGGCGATCCTCGCGGTCGGCCTGAACTACGCCGCCCACTCGGGCGAGCTGGGGCTGAAGACCGACACCGGGCCCACCGTCTTCGTGCTGTGGCCCAACTCCCTCACCGCCCACGGTGCGACGACGACGTGGCCGCGACAGCTCAGCGAGGCCGTCGACTACGAGGCCGAACTCGGCGTGATCATCGGGCGCCCCGGGCGCGACGTCGCCGAGCCCGACGCCCTCGACCACGTGTGGGGCTACACCGTCGTCAACGACATCACGGCGCGCAACATCCAGTTCTCGGAGGCGCAGTGGTCGCGGTGCAAGTCGTTCGACGGCTTCACCCCGACGGGCCCGTTCGTGGTGACCGCCGACGAGATCCCCGACCCGCAGGATCTGCACATCTGGACCGTCGTCGACGGGCACACGGTGCAGGATGCCAGCACCGGCCAGATGGTGCGCACGGTCGCGACGCTCATCCACAAGCTGTCGGAGTCGGCGACCCTGCTGCCCGGCACGCTCATCTCGACCGGCAGCCCCGGCGGAGCGGGCTACTCGCGCGACCCGCAGATCTTCCTGCGCGACCGCTCGACGGTGACCGTCGGGATCGACGGCATCGGCGAGCTGACCACGCACTGCCGGATCGTCGACTGA
- a CDS encoding isopenicillin N synthase family oxygenase gives MSDLTLPVLDLSLLDQGPDAAARFRDELRAATHDVGFFYLTGTGVSPALEASLLEAAKDFFALPEADKLAIENVTSPHFRGYTRVGGERTQGRVDWREQIDIGPEREAIWAHTPGGSPRRASDATSGRGDDPDGPGYDRLIGPNLWPAAQPELKEVVTEWHDHLTGVARKLLRAWALALGAEEQYFDRHFGDPQTLIKIVRYPGKDDPTPQQGVGAHKDSGVLTLLWVEPGKGGLQVERDGEWVDAPPVSGAFVVNIGELLEYATQGYLRATNHRVISPRFPDERISVPFFFNPALDARLPIIELPADLAAEAHGVEDDPTNPIHATYGENALKSRLRAHPDVAERWHSDLVAARAAS, from the coding sequence ATGTCCGACCTCACTCTCCCCGTGCTCGACCTCTCGCTCCTCGACCAGGGTCCGGATGCCGCCGCCCGCTTCCGAGACGAGCTGCGCGCCGCGACCCACGACGTCGGCTTCTTCTACTTGACCGGCACGGGGGTGAGCCCCGCGCTCGAGGCGAGCCTGCTGGAGGCCGCGAAGGACTTCTTTGCGCTGCCCGAGGCCGACAAGCTCGCGATCGAGAACGTCACGAGCCCGCACTTCCGCGGATACACGCGGGTCGGCGGCGAGCGCACGCAGGGCCGGGTCGACTGGCGCGAGCAGATCGACATCGGACCCGAGCGCGAGGCCATCTGGGCCCACACGCCCGGAGGCTCGCCGCGGCGCGCAAGCGACGCGACGAGTGGGCGTGGGGACGACCCCGACGGCCCCGGGTACGACCGGCTGATCGGTCCCAACCTGTGGCCGGCGGCGCAGCCCGAGCTCAAAGAGGTCGTCACCGAGTGGCACGACCACCTCACCGGCGTCGCCCGCAAGCTCCTGCGCGCGTGGGCCCTCGCCCTGGGCGCCGAGGAGCAGTACTTCGACCGCCACTTCGGCGACCCGCAGACGCTCATCAAGATCGTCCGCTACCCCGGCAAGGACGACCCCACGCCCCAACAGGGTGTCGGTGCGCACAAGGACTCGGGCGTCCTGACGCTGCTCTGGGTCGAGCCCGGCAAGGGCGGACTGCAGGTCGAGCGCGACGGCGAGTGGGTCGACGCCCCTCCGGTGTCGGGCGCTTTCGTCGTGAACATCGGAGAGCTCCTCGAGTACGCCACGCAGGGCTACCTCCGGGCGACGAACCACCGCGTGATCTCGCCGCGGTTCCCCGACGAGCGCATCTCGGTGCCGTTCTTCTTCAACCCGGCCCTTGACGCGCGCCTGCCGATCATCGAGCTGCCGGCCGACCTCGCGGCCGAGGCCCACGGCGTCGAAGACGACCCCACCAACCCCATCCACGCCACCTACGGCGAGAACGCGCTCAAGTCGCGCCTGCGCGCGCACCCCGACGTGGCCGAGCGGTGGCACTCCGACCTGGTGGCCGCGCGCGCGGCATCCTGA
- a CDS encoding DUF167 domain-containing protein: protein MQLTVFVKPGSRRGPLVEDGPDGLVVHVRERAVDGAANAGAARVLAAHFDVAPSRVRVVRGHTARVKRFEVDE from the coding sequence GTGCAGCTCACCGTCTTCGTCAAGCCGGGTTCCCGCCGCGGCCCGCTGGTCGAAGACGGGCCCGACGGCCTGGTGGTGCACGTCCGCGAACGCGCGGTCGACGGGGCCGCGAACGCCGGCGCCGCGCGCGTGCTCGCGGCGCACTTCGACGTCGCCCCGAGCCGCGTCCGCGTCGTGCGCGGCCACACCGCTCGCGTGAAGCGCTTCGAGGTCGACGAGTGA
- a CDS encoding aspartate ammonia-lyase has protein sequence MALDAMTRTRTETDSLGSLEIPFEAYWGIHTARALENFPIAKRPISVYPDLVRALAMVKQASARANREIGVLDAAKADLIDRAAQRVIDGEFHDEFTVGVIQGGAGTSTNMNANEVITNIALELAGREKGDYGFLSPIDDTNRSQSTNDVYPTAIKIGLALTLQSLLEELALLRQSFLTKSEEFHDVLKVGRTQLQDAVPMTLGQEFHGFATTLGEDYSRLTENAYLLYEINMGATAIGTGITAHAGYGAAVLRHLRQITGLDLETATDLVESTSDTGAFMSFSSSLKRNAVKLSKICNDLRLLSSGPQAGLGEINLPARQAGSSIMPGKVNPVIPEVVNQVAFSVVGADMTVTMAVEGGQLQLNAFEPVIAHSIYQSITWMRQAMWTLRVNCVDGITANRERLGAMVGSSVGVVTALTPFIGYAASAALAKTALLTHRNVADLVVEAGLMTRDEVIKQLSPARLSGLHPITEAIPVIRAVEDVVEG, from the coding sequence ATGGCTTTGGACGCAATGACGCGCACCCGTACCGAGACCGATTCCCTGGGATCCCTCGAGATCCCCTTCGAGGCGTACTGGGGCATCCACACCGCCCGCGCGCTCGAGAACTTCCCCATCGCGAAGCGGCCGATCTCGGTCTACCCCGATCTCGTGCGAGCCCTCGCGATGGTCAAGCAGGCCTCGGCCCGCGCGAACCGCGAGATCGGCGTGCTCGACGCGGCGAAGGCCGACCTCATCGACCGCGCCGCCCAGCGCGTGATCGACGGTGAGTTCCACGACGAGTTCACCGTGGGCGTCATCCAGGGCGGGGCCGGCACCTCGACCAACATGAACGCCAACGAGGTCATCACCAACATCGCCCTCGAGCTCGCCGGCCGCGAGAAGGGCGACTACGGCTTCCTCTCGCCCATCGACGACACCAACCGCAGCCAGTCCACCAACGACGTCTACCCGACGGCCATCAAGATCGGGCTGGCGCTCACCCTGCAGAGCCTGCTCGAAGAGCTCGCGCTGCTGCGTCAGTCGTTCCTGACCAAGTCCGAGGAGTTCCACGACGTCCTCAAGGTCGGCCGCACCCAGCTGCAGGATGCCGTGCCCATGACGCTCGGACAGGAGTTCCACGGCTTCGCCACGACGCTGGGCGAGGACTACAGCCGCCTGACCGAGAACGCCTACCTGCTGTACGAGATCAACATGGGCGCCACGGCCATCGGTACGGGCATCACCGCCCACGCCGGGTACGGAGCCGCTGTTCTGCGGCACCTGCGCCAGATCACCGGGCTCGATCTCGAGACCGCGACCGACCTGGTCGAATCCACGAGCGACACCGGCGCGTTCATGTCGTTCTCGTCGTCGCTCAAGCGCAACGCCGTCAAACTGTCGAAGATCTGCAACGATCTGCGCCTGCTCTCCAGCGGTCCGCAGGCGGGCCTCGGCGAGATCAACCTTCCGGCGCGCCAGGCCGGCTCGAGCATCATGCCCGGCAAGGTCAACCCCGTCATCCCCGAGGTCGTGAACCAGGTCGCGTTCTCGGTCGTGGGGGCCGACATGACGGTGACCATGGCGGTCGAGGGCGGGCAGCTGCAGCTCAACGCCTTCGAGCCCGTCATCGCCCACTCGATCTACCAGTCGATCACGTGGATGCGGCAGGCGATGTGGACCCTGCGGGTCAACTGCGTCGACGGCATCACCGCGAACCGCGAGCGCCTGGGAGCCATGGTCGGCTCCTCGGTCGGCGTCGTGACGGCGCTGACGCCCTTCATCGGCTACGCGGCGTCGGCGGCCCTGGCCAAGACGGCTCTGCTGACGCACCGCAACGTCGCCGACCTGGTCGTCGAGGCCGGGCTGATGACGCGCGACGAGGTCATCAAGCAGCTCTCGCCGGCGCGCCTGTCGGGCCTGCACCCGATCACCGAGGCGATCCCGGTCATCCGTGCCGTCGAGGACGTCGTCGAAGGCTGA
- a CDS encoding FKBP-type peptidyl-prolyl cis-trans isomerase has translation MTDRTKPEFDAPSGPAPSDLVIRDIAVGDGAEAKPGDTVTVHYAGVEYESGEEFDSSWGRGESIQFPLRGLIQGWQDGIPGMKVGGRRELVIPPHLAYGPAGGHFLGGKTLIFIIDLLKVG, from the coding sequence ATGACTGATCGCACCAAGCCGGAGTTCGACGCTCCCAGCGGCCCCGCCCCCTCCGACCTCGTCATCCGCGACATCGCCGTCGGCGACGGCGCCGAGGCGAAGCCCGGCGACACCGTCACCGTGCACTACGCCGGTGTGGAGTACGAGTCGGGCGAAGAGTTCGACTCCTCGTGGGGCCGGGGCGAGAGCATCCAGTTCCCCCTCCGTGGCCTCATCCAGGGCTGGCAGGACGGCATCCCGGGCATGAAGGTCGGCGGTCGCCGCGAGCTCGTGATCCCGCCGCACCTGGCCTACGGTCCCGCCGGCGGACACTTCCTGGGTGGCAAGACCCTCATCTTCATCATCGACCTGCTCAAGGTCGGCTGA
- a CDS encoding YceI family protein has protein sequence MTDTTALDIPGYKTGTWVLDPSHSEVTFSVRHMMISKVRGTFGVKSATIVAPENPLEATVEASVDVTSVDTKDEGRDQHLRSAEFFDIETYPTMDFRSTGVRVEKGDFLVDGDLTIRGITKPATFSLDFGGFGTDPWGNYKAGATAKTVINREDFDLTWNAALETGGVLVGKDVTIELDLQLALQA, from the coding sequence ATGACTGACACCACCGCCCTCGACATCCCCGGCTACAAGACCGGCACCTGGGTCCTCGACCCGTCGCACAGCGAGGTCACCTTCTCGGTGCGCCACATGATGATCTCGAAGGTGCGCGGCACGTTCGGTGTGAAGAGCGCCACCATCGTCGCCCCCGAGAACCCGCTCGAGGCCACCGTCGAGGCCTCCGTCGACGTGACCTCCGTCGACACCAAGGACGAGGGCCGCGACCAGCACCTGCGCTCGGCCGAGTTCTTCGACATCGAGACCTACCCGACGATGGACTTCCGCTCCACCGGCGTGCGCGTCGAAAAGGGCGACTTCCTCGTCGACGGCGACCTCACCATCCGCGGCATCACCAAGCCCGCCACCTTCTCGCTCGACTTCGGCGGCTTCGGCACCGACCCGTGGGGCAACTACAAGGCCGGCGCAACCGCCAAGACGGTCATCAACCGCGAAGACTTCGACCTGACCTGGAACGCCGCCCTCGAGACCGGCGGCGTGCTGGTCGGCAAGGACGTCACCATCGAGCTCGACCTGCAGCTCGCGCTCCAGGCGTGA
- a CDS encoding MFS transporter: MSRQSAFIDLRPLTTSPAFARLWIGSTLSGLGGQLTVVAVMLHVFELTQSTLAVSMIAVAGLVPMVIAGLYGGMLADAFDRRTVALLAALVTFASTGLLAALAWSGLETVGWLFVLSVVNSAANSIVMATKSAITPRLIPRDLLPAAAALQGVTVGIMVMAGPALAGVLVAVAGYAWTYSLDVLLMSSLFLGLWSLPRLRPEGVVVRPGLESLRDGARFLKRAPNIRLQYVLDIIAMTFGQPVALFPAIGAVLLGGGAITTGVLTAAVAAGAFLSSLFSGPIGRVRRQGLGIERAIQVYGLAIGLFGLVLLAATLGWLRPDVVDETHAAVALIALAAVVLAVSGAADNVSAIYRSTMMQAAVPDAMRGRLQGIFIVVVAGGPRVGALYAGTLATATALWVPPLFGGIVILGLVGTLVRFTPRFRAYDALNPQP, from the coding sequence GTGAGCCGTCAGAGCGCCTTCATCGACCTGCGGCCCCTCACCACGTCGCCTGCCTTCGCCCGTCTGTGGATCGGCTCCACCCTGTCGGGGCTCGGCGGGCAGCTGACGGTCGTCGCGGTCATGCTGCACGTGTTCGAGCTGACCCAGAGCACGCTGGCCGTGTCGATGATCGCCGTGGCGGGACTGGTGCCGATGGTCATCGCGGGCCTCTACGGCGGCATGCTCGCCGACGCGTTCGACCGCCGCACGGTCGCCCTGCTCGCCGCCCTCGTCACCTTCGCGTCGACCGGCTTGCTCGCCGCCCTCGCGTGGTCGGGGCTCGAGACGGTCGGCTGGTTGTTCGTCCTGAGCGTCGTGAACTCGGCGGCGAACTCCATCGTCATGGCGACGAAGTCGGCGATCACCCCACGCCTCATCCCCCGCGACCTCCTTCCCGCCGCCGCGGCCCTGCAGGGCGTGACGGTCGGCATCATGGTGATGGCCGGACCCGCCCTCGCCGGTGTGCTCGTCGCCGTCGCGGGGTACGCGTGGACCTACTCGCTCGACGTGCTGCTCATGAGCTCGCTGTTCCTCGGGCTGTGGTCGCTCCCCCGGCTCCGCCCCGAGGGCGTCGTGGTGCGCCCGGGCCTCGAGTCGTTGCGCGACGGCGCGCGGTTCTTGAAACGCGCGCCCAACATCCGCCTGCAGTACGTGCTCGACATCATCGCCATGACCTTCGGCCAGCCGGTGGCACTCTTCCCTGCCATCGGAGCGGTGCTGCTGGGCGGCGGTGCGATCACGACCGGGGTGCTGACCGCGGCGGTCGCGGCGGGGGCGTTCCTCTCCAGCCTGTTCTCGGGGCCGATCGGCCGCGTCCGTCGACAGGGGCTCGGCATCGAACGCGCGATCCAGGTCTACGGCCTCGCGATCGGCCTGTTCGGTCTCGTCCTGCTCGCCGCCACCCTGGGCTGGCTGCGCCCCGACGTCGTCGACGAGACGCACGCCGCGGTCGCGCTGATCGCCCTCGCCGCCGTGGTGCTGGCCGTCTCGGGAGCCGCCGACAACGTCAGCGCGATCTATCGCTCCACCATGATGCAGGCGGCCGTCCCGGATGCCATGCGCGGGCGCCTGCAGGGCATCTTCATCGTCGTGGTCGCCGGCGGCCCACGCGTGGGAGCCCTGTACGCGGGCACCCTCGCGACGGCCACGGCCCTCTGGGTGCCGCCGCTGTTCGGCGGCATCGTGATCCTCGGCCTCGTCGGCACGCTGGTGCGCTTCACGCCCCGGTTCCGCGCGTACGACGCGCTGAACCCGCAGCCCTGA
- the rpsO gene encoding 30S ribosomal protein S15 — translation MPLESDAKKAIIEQYATHPGDTGSPEVQVAMLTQRIKDLTEHLKEHKHDHHSRRGLFLMVGQRRRLLGYLQDIDIARYRSLIERLGLRR, via the coding sequence ATGCCACTCGAATCTGACGCCAAGAAGGCGATCATCGAACAGTACGCGACGCACCCCGGTGACACCGGATCCCCCGAGGTGCAGGTCGCGATGCTGACGCAGCGCATCAAGGACCTCACCGAGCACCTCAAGGAGCACAAGCACGACCACCACTCGCGTCGTGGTCTGTTCTTGATGGTGGGTCAGCGCCGCCGTCTGCTCGGCTACCTCCAGGACATCGACATCGCGCGTTACCGCTCGCTGATCGAGCGCCTGGGTCTCCGTCGCTAA